A window of the Acidobacteriota bacterium genome harbors these coding sequences:
- a CDS encoding DUF502 domain-containing protein, whose product MKSPSEDTSRRPPEPPPSRPLRARFRRLLLAGLLILTPVAVTTWVLVQLFRIMDGIFAPLVDQVLSRALQQEDIHVPGTGIALTLLVVLILGWLSTNVGGRRVLRFFERMLYRVPVASTIYGSTKGILQAVSRDRTEAFKRVVMVEYPKADIFALAFVTGNARWAKIDPRMDDLLLVFVPTTPNPTSGFLLLVPRQEAVELPITVEEGIRMVISGGLLLPRMEGPRGRGPLASKQPPDAAAQAAEGPRSETGED is encoded by the coding sequence GTGAAGTCGCCGTCCGAAGACACTTCCCGCAGACCTCCCGAGCCCCCTCCCTCGCGCCCCCTGCGGGCGCGCTTTCGCCGCCTGCTGCTCGCCGGGCTGCTGATCCTCACGCCGGTCGCCGTCACCACCTGGGTGCTGGTGCAGCTCTTCCGCATCATGGACGGCATCTTCGCGCCGTTGGTGGATCAGGTCCTCAGCCGAGCCCTTCAGCAGGAGGACATCCACGTTCCCGGCACGGGAATCGCCCTCACCCTGCTGGTGGTGTTGATCCTCGGCTGGCTGTCGACCAACGTCGGTGGCCGGCGGGTGCTGCGATTCTTCGAACGCATGCTCTACCGCGTGCCCGTCGCGAGCACCATCTACGGCTCGACCAAGGGCATTCTGCAGGCCGTTTCGCGGGATCGCACGGAGGCCTTCAAGCGGGTAGTGATGGTCGAGTACCCGAAGGCGGACATCTTCGCCCTCGCCTTCGTCACCGGCAACGCCCGCTGGGCCAAGATCGACCCGCGGATGGACGACTTGCTGCTGGTCTTCGTGCCCACCACCCCCAACCCGACCAGTGGCTTTCTCCTGCTGGTGCCACGACAAGAGGCGGTCGAGCTTCCGATCACCGTCGAGGAGGGCATTCGGATGGTGATCTCCGGTGGTCTCCTGTTGCCGCGCATGGAGGGCCCTCGGGGCCGCGGCCCCCTGGCCAGCAAGCAGCCGCCGGATGCAGCGGCCCAGGCCGCAGAGGGTCCGCGCTCGGAGACAGGCGAGGACTGA
- a CDS encoding M48 family metalloprotease, whose product MPETPRLRSPIAATLAAALLLLTLSPAATAQKIANPKLYEESLRFAHEVMQRYGILDDPATLRRVADIGYRVARESGYEGYPLTFHLVDMPEPNAFALPAGHIFITRGMLDLDLTDDMLAALMGHEIGHVVFEHHLKIRKKATLMSVLSQVLLIGAAVGASESNDNRRTPTGPYRSPEPYGTGDRVQGAAAAGLIVNELLLRSFSREHEDESDEEGQRWAAAAGFGPNGAAELMARMGERIPQAEKYGYWRTHPFFSDRVRAAGARSEFLKRRPPRPADEFRIRTQAALITQLESKTLPEEFVPLLRQEALTAWPVGPAAEKIRFAVLDELRTAELERPALERDYGRLIGAYREQAEEVAELSPQSPALGRLERERDALETERRALYPEARKILTAGVFETAFLERFQSNFPEAEEAPKVSLALGDSYSRLGNQTDAVRLYLKSWQGAPESPEGQRAAAGLRNLTPYLERLAALEQLVLQERDGEIRELARQRLDQIAGSFGEIDNGAEYLQRFPNGSQVEQVAQRVESLADKLYAEVVLYQALGDTVKALDRIQKILTHAPRSHAADQLRAQAVTET is encoded by the coding sequence ATGCCAGAAACGCCCCGTCTCCGCTCCCCGATCGCTGCCACCTTGGCCGCCGCCTTGCTCCTTCTGACCCTGAGCCCCGCCGCCACGGCGCAGAAGATCGCCAATCCCAAGCTCTACGAGGAAAGCCTGCGCTTCGCCCACGAGGTGATGCAGCGCTACGGCATCCTCGACGATCCCGCCACCCTGCGCCGGGTGGCCGACATCGGCTACCGAGTGGCCCGCGAATCGGGCTACGAGGGCTACCCGCTGACCTTTCACCTGGTCGACATGCCCGAGCCCAATGCCTTCGCCCTGCCGGCAGGGCACATCTTCATCACCCGCGGCATGCTCGACCTCGACCTCACGGACGACATGCTGGCGGCGCTGATGGGACACGAGATCGGCCACGTGGTCTTCGAGCACCACCTGAAGATTCGCAAGAAGGCCACCTTGATGAGCGTCCTGTCGCAGGTGCTGCTGATCGGAGCAGCGGTCGGCGCCAGCGAGTCGAACGACAATCGCCGGACCCCGACCGGCCCCTATCGCTCGCCGGAACCCTACGGCACCGGGGACCGGGTTCAGGGCGCCGCCGCCGCCGGCCTGATCGTCAACGAGCTCCTCCTGCGCAGCTTCTCGCGCGAGCACGAGGACGAGTCCGACGAAGAAGGCCAGCGTTGGGCCGCCGCCGCCGGCTTCGGACCCAACGGAGCCGCCGAGCTGATGGCGCGCATGGGGGAGCGCATTCCGCAGGCCGAGAAGTACGGCTACTGGCGCACTCACCCCTTCTTCTCCGATCGCGTACGCGCCGCCGGAGCCCGTTCCGAGTTCCTCAAGCGCCGGCCGCCGCGACCGGCCGACGAGTTCCGCATTCGAACCCAGGCGGCACTGATCACCCAGCTCGAATCGAAAACCCTGCCGGAGGAGTTCGTTCCGCTCCTTCGTCAAGAAGCCCTGACCGCCTGGCCGGTGGGACCGGCGGCGGAGAAGATCCGTTTTGCCGTGCTCGACGAGCTGCGCACCGCCGAGCTCGAGCGGCCGGCCCTCGAGCGCGACTACGGTCGCCTGATCGGCGCCTACCGCGAGCAGGCCGAGGAAGTCGCCGAGCTGTCGCCGCAGAGCCCCGCCCTCGGCCGCCTCGAGCGCGAACGCGACGCTCTCGAAACGGAGCGCCGGGCGCTCTATCCGGAAGCTCGCAAGATCCTCACCGCCGGCGTCTTCGAAACCGCCTTCCTGGAACGCTTCCAGAGCAACTTTCCGGAAGCCGAGGAAGCTCCCAAGGTCAGCCTGGCGTTGGGTGACTCATACAGTCGTCTGGGGAATCAAACGGACGCCGTTCGGCTCTACCTGAAGAGCTGGCAAGGTGCCCCAGAGAGCCCGGAGGGGCAACGCGCCGCCGCCGGCCTGCGCAACTTGACGCCCTATCTCGAACGACTGGCAGCCCTCGAGCAACTGGTCCTGCAGGAACGGGATGGCGAGATCCGCGAGCTCGCCCGCCAACGCCTGGACCAGATCGCCGGCAGCTTCGGCGAGATCGACAACGGCGCCGAGTACCTGCAACGCTTCCCGAATGGCAGCCAGGTCGAGCAGGTGGCGCAGCGGGTCGAAAGCCTCGCCGACAAGCTCTATGCCGAAGTCGTCCTCTACCAAGCCCTCGGCG
- a CDS encoding polyhydroxyalkanoic acid system family protein, which yields MSELKIEIPTRFSSMAEARPVLDTALHEQFPGGMLQRSWDGDVLHLTGPGAKGTVVFENGALVGRADLKPPASMMKPVIEKKIRSAFEKLTA from the coding sequence ATGAGCGAGTTGAAAATCGAAATCCCGACGCGCTTTTCCTCGATGGCCGAGGCTCGGCCGGTGCTCGATACGGCCCTTCACGAGCAGTTCCCAGGAGGCATGCTGCAGCGTAGCTGGGACGGTGATGTGCTGCACCTCACGGGTCCCGGGGCCAAGGGCACGGTGGTGTTCGAGAACGGTGCCCTGGTGGGCCGGGCGGACCTCAAACCGCCGGCGTCGATGATGAAGCCGGTGATCGAGAAGAAGATCCGCAGCGCCTTCGAAAAGCTCACCGCCTGA